From the genome of Gammaproteobacteria bacterium:
AATTCCGGCTCCATGGCGTTGATGCGCTTGACGGTTTTGAAATATCGCTTGACCAACCGCTCGTTGCGGCTGCCAAAAATCTTCTTGGCGAGACTCACCATGTGGAAAACCGGTGCATGTGGATTGAATGGATGGTTTCAGACTACAGCAGGACATGATACCGCATCGCACTCCCAGGGGCGATGCGGTTTCATGACGGTTTTAAGACCAGCAACCGGACGAGACGTTCCGGCTGCAACGGGTCAGCGCGAGGCCAACCGCGAGGAAGACTGGATGAACGCGATGGGATTGATCTTGCGGCCGTTTTTGATGACCTCGAAATGCACGTGCGGGCCGGTGGAACGGCCGGTGCTGCCCATGAGCGCGATCACCTGGCCTTTCTTGACCGGCTCACCCACGTGTACAAGCACCTTGTCGCAATGCCCGTAGCGGGTCACATAGCCATTGCCGTGATTCAGCTCGACGAGGTTGCCATAGCCCCAGCGCTTGCCCGCCCAGGTCACCACACCGCTGGCTACGGCGTGGATCTTGGTGTCCATCTTGCCGGCGAAGTCGATGCCCTCGTGAAACTCAGGGCGGCCGGTAAAGGGATCGGAACGCATTCCGAAATAGGAAGAAATCCAGCCGTGGTTGATAGGACGCCCGGAGGGGGTCGTTTCCTGGCGCAAGTTGCGGGTAAGCAACACATGATCGAGCACCTTGAGCTGCTGCTCCCGGTTCTCGATCTCCCGGGTCAGGGAATCGATCGCCTGGGACAGCGTGGGAATGCCGGGTGCCTGCCCGACATCCTCGCCGTCGGGACCGCCAATCCCTGGCTCGTGGCTGAAATCGAACTCCTTGGGATCGATGCCGGCCATCTTGACCAGCTTGCCACCGAGGGCATCCACCCGGACCACATGGGCCTGCAGCAGCGCCAGCTTTTCGGTCAGTGCATCGATGTCGGCCTGGGCCGTACGCTTGGTGGTTTCAATGGCGCGCTGCTGTGCGGCAAGATCCGACTGCAGCCTGGCGAGACGGGTATCCGGTGCTCGCGACACGCCCACGAGGTAGCCCGCGCCAGCCAAAAGCACGGAAAAAACGAGCAACAGCGCCCCCGGCAGCATAAAATGCCACCAGTGCGAGAGTCGCACTGCGTGCGGCGTCATGCCTTCCTTCGGGAAGAAGATGATATGCATGCCGTCAAAAAGCCCCTGGATTCAACCGGATATTAATTGATCTTCATGTGGCCTGAAAAGCCCACCAACTACCGTCCGTCAGCAAAATGAAGCCGATCAAGGAACTTCTGCCGCCTCACCTGCGTCACCGCATCGAGACATTGTCCCTGCTCGACTTCACCCTGCACGCCTATCTGGGCCGCACCCTGGCCGCCCATTGCCGGATCCTGAGCATTCAGGAATCCCAGCTCATACTCGGTGCGGACAGTGCTGCCTGGGCCACCCAACTGCGCTACCAGCAGCACGAAATCCTCAAAGTGCTCAACAGCGAACACAGCCTGGGACTGCGCAAGCTGCGGGTTCGCGTCCTGCCGGCCCAAATATCGGATGCCGCTGCCCGCACGCAGCCCAAACGCCGGCCGCCACTTTCCGCGCGCAGCGCCGAACTCATCACAGCCTGTGCCGCCGAGCAGGACGACCCGGATCTCAAGGCCGCCCTTCTGCGTCTGGCATCGCGCGCCCACGGTCCGGGACGCTGATCCCGCGCCGGACTCAGGCCAAGGCGATGCTTTGCACGTAAGAGATTGGCGCCGCCTCACCGTCCTCGAAGGTCACCATTTCCCAGGCATCTTCTTCGGCGAGCAGCTTGCGCAGGAGCTGATTGTTGAGGGCATGCCCGGACTTGTTGCCCAGGAAACTGCCGATCAGACTGTGCCCCAGCAGGTAAAGATCCCCGATCGCGTCGAGAATCTTGTGTTTGACGAATTCGTTTTCGTAGCGAAGTCCGTCTTCATTCAGAATCCGGTAATCGTCCAGCGCGATGGCGTTGTCCAGGCTGGCGCCGAGGGCCAGACTGCGCTCGCGCATGGCCTCGATATCGCGCATGAACCCGAAGGTCCTGGCACGGCTGACCTCCTTGACGAAGGAGGTGGTCGAAAAATCGAGTTCCGCGAACTGCTGATGCTCGCGGAAGATGGGGTGATCGAACTCGATGGTAAAACCGACCTTGAAACCGTCAAAAGGCTCGAAACGCACCCATTTGTCGCCCTGATCGACCTGCACGCTGCGTTTGATGCGAATGAATCGCTTGGGCGCGGACTGCTCTTCGATGCCGGCGGATTGGACAAGGAATACGAACGGGCCGGCACTGCCGTCCATGATCGGCACCTCGGGGGCGCTCAGGTCCACATAGATGTTGTCGATGCCAAGCCCTGCCAGAGCGGAGAGGAGGTGTTCGACCGTGGAAACGCGAACATCGCCCTGCACCAGGGTGGTCGAAAGCCGCGTGTCACCGACATTTTCAGGCCGCGCCTTGATCTCGACAGGTTCGGGAAGATCCACCCGGCGGAAGATCACACCGGTGTCGACAGGGGCCGGTCGCAGCGTCAGGAAGATCTTCTCCCCCGTATGCAGGCCGACGCCGGTGGCGCGGATGGTGTTCTTCAGCGTTCTTTGTCGGATCACATTCAATTCCCACCGGCTCTGTAGGCCGTTGTTAGCCGCATGGCGGCGTTGCCCCACTCGAAACAAGCAATTTCCAGGCCATTCAATACTCCAAAAAACCCCGGAAATAGCCGCCTTTTGGGCGCGCCATTATGGCACAGCGGCCACATTATGCATCTTTTTTGTGCAGTTTCCAGAACCACGCACTCAATCGGCCTGTTTTCTCAGAAATGCCGGGATGTCCAGATACTCCGTATCGAACTCACCGTTCGGCGCATAGGGCCCCTTGCCCGACGCCTGCCTGCGCTGGTAGGTGGGGCGATCCAGCTCGTGGTAGTTCACCTCGCCATTCGGCGTCTTCTCGACCAACTTGACCGCCGGAGCTTCAGCCAGCGGGGCCCTGGCCGCGCCACCGATGCCCGTCGCCACCAAGGTCACGCGCAGCTCGTCCTGCATCTCCGGATCGATCACCGTACCCACGACCACGGTGGCATTTTCGGAAGCGCAGGCACGCACCATTTCGCCCACCTCCTCGAACTCGCCAATGGAGAGATCCATACCGGCCGTAACGTTCACCAGCAGACCCTGTGCACCATTAATGTTCACATCCTCCAGCAACGGACTGCTGATGGCACGCTCGGCGGCGTCGCTGGCGCGGGCTTCGCCGGTGGCCTTGCCGGTACCCATCATGGCCATGCCCATTTCCGACATCACGGTCCGCACGTCGGCGAAGTCGACGTTGATCAGACCCGGCCGGGTGATCAGCTCCGCAATGCCCTGCACCGCACCGAGCAGCACGTTGTTCGCCTCGGCAAAGGCCTGCAGCAGGCCGACGTTCTTGCCGAGCACGCTGAGCAGCTTCTCGTTGGGAATCGTAATCAGCGAATCCACGTAGCGGCTCAGTTCGTCGGTGCCCTGCT
Proteins encoded in this window:
- a CDS encoding DUF721 domain-containing protein, with amino-acid sequence MKPIKELLPPHLRHRIETLSLLDFTLHAYLGRTLAAHCRILSIQESQLILGADSAAWATQLRYQQHEILKVLNSEHSLGLRKLRVRVLPAQISDAAARTQPKRRPPLSARSAELITACAAEQDDPDLKAALLRLASRAHGPGR
- a CDS encoding peptidoglycan DD-metalloendopeptidase family protein; translated protein: MHIIFFPKEGMTPHAVRLSHWWHFMLPGALLLVFSVLLAGAGYLVGVSRAPDTRLARLQSDLAAQQRAIETTKRTAQADIDALTEKLALLQAHVVRVDALGGKLVKMAGIDPKEFDFSHEPGIGGPDGEDVGQAPGIPTLSQAIDSLTREIENREQQLKVLDHVLLTRNLRQETTPSGRPINHGWISSYFGMRSDPFTGRPEFHEGIDFAGKMDTKIHAVASGVVTWAGKRWGYGNLVELNHGNGYVTRYGHCDKVLVHVGEPVKKGQVIALMGSTGRSTGPHVHFEVIKNGRKINPIAFIQSSSRLASR
- the ftsZ gene encoding cell division protein FtsZ, with the translated sequence MFELMDSYAQNAVIKVIGIGGGGGNAVQHMVEAGIEGVDFICANTDAQVLHKSKAKTTLQLGTNITKGLGAGADPGIGREAALEDRDRIQEVLEGADMVFITAGMGGGTGTGGAPVVAQLAKEMGILTVAVVTKPFPFEGGKRNDIAKQGTDELSRYVDSLITIPNEKLLSVLGKNVGLLQAFAEANNVLLGAVQGIAELITRPGLINVDFADVRTVMSEMGMAMMGTGKATGEARASDAAERAISSPLLEDVNINGAQGLLVNVTAGMDLSIGEFEEVGEMVRACASENATVVVGTVIDPEMQDELRVTLVATGIGGAARAPLAEAPAVKLVEKTPNGEVNYHELDRPTYQRRQASGKGPYAPNGEFDTEYLDIPAFLRKQAD
- the lpxC gene encoding UDP-3-O-acyl-N-acetylglucosamine deacetylase, with protein sequence MIRQRTLKNTIRATGVGLHTGEKIFLTLRPAPVDTGVIFRRVDLPEPVEIKARPENVGDTRLSTTLVQGDVRVSTVEHLLSALAGLGIDNIYVDLSAPEVPIMDGSAGPFVFLVQSAGIEEQSAPKRFIRIKRSVQVDQGDKWVRFEPFDGFKVGFTIEFDHPIFREHQQFAELDFSTTSFVKEVSRARTFGFMRDIEAMRERSLALGASLDNAIALDDYRILNEDGLRYENEFVKHKILDAIGDLYLLGHSLIGSFLGNKSGHALNNQLLRKLLAEEDAWEMVTFEDGEAAPISYVQSIALA